The following coding sequences are from one Sesamum indicum cultivar Zhongzhi No. 13 linkage group LG11, S_indicum_v1.0, whole genome shotgun sequence window:
- the LOC105174663 gene encoding B3 domain-containing protein Os07g0679700 isoform X4, which produces MAPAQSGDDAENDRQEHLPPPQTVDTIPRKQEDDFAGSGEIGYKLLPSFNQSSIGPSKSCDALQETRSAKSVHESLVQTNLSISLSASSNSNSLTGVIAEERQLSTAICSFQQGCRPRHLLPRLPNSILAAGLETNSGTISQLRVARPPVEGRVKNQLLPRYWPRITDQELQQISGDSNSTIVPLFEKVLSASDAGRIGRLVLPKACAEAYFPPISQPEGLPLRIQDVKGKEWVFQFRFWPNNNSRMYVLEGVTPCIQSMQLQAGDTVTFSRMDPEGKLLMGFRKASNSISVQKESHYSMNSGALQGETLLGSAENLPLMSGYSGLLQSLKGSRNSSMNVYSGNINPKIIEKNVTGDNLLAQPLLLPERKRRNIGPKSKRLLIDGHDSLELRLSWEEVQEMLRPPPSTKPSTISVEDHEFEEFEEPPVFGKRSIFIVRLSGEHEQWTQCDSCFKWRKMPIDVLLPPKWTCRDNITDQARSSCSAPDELSPRELENLLRMNKDFTKRRVPTSLKPVHENESQDLETLTNAAAVGGGMNEPGASSVATTTKHPRHRPGCSCIVCIQPPSGKGKHKPTCLCNVCMTVKRRFKTLMMRKKKRQSEREAEIAQRNQFASAAEEAEVDSVSHQVSPQLVGSDNAKKSESEMLFRCQSDGQSQENAEILKGGLDLNCCPGREHTAPSHVSMMSLLQEASLPLETYLRQNGLTSLVSEQQASAPLVVPQAPGANMAQPQEDQGFSAFTPEHEEASHELSEKDQKENDTS; this is translated from the exons ATGGCTCCTGCACAATCTGGTGATGATGCTGAAAATGACCGCCAAGAACACTTGCCACCACCCCAGACTGTTGATACAATTCCAAGGAAACAGGAAGATGATTTTGCTGGTTCAGGAGAAATTGGGTATAAACTGTTGCCAAGCTTTAATCAGTCATCCATTGGACCATCAAAAAGCTGCGACGCATTGCAAGAAACTAGAAGTGCTAAAAGTGTACATGAATCATTAGTCCAGACGAACTTGAGCATCAGTCTGTCTGCCTCGTCAAACTCAAATTCCTTAACTGGGGTGATTGCTGAAGAAAGGCAATTGAGCACCGCAATATGTTCATTTCAACAGGGGTGCAGGCCCCGCCATCTCCTACCAAGGCTACCGAATTCCATTCTGGCTGCAGGACTAGAGACAAACTCTGGCACTATTTCGCAGTTGCGTGTTGCAAGGCCACCTGTGGAAGGAAGGGTCAAGAATCAGTTGCTTCCACGTTATTGGCCTCGAATAACAGACCAGGAGTTGCAGCAAATATCTGGAGA CTCAAATTCTACCATTGTTCCCTTATTTGAAAAGGTTTTGAGTGCTAGTGATGCTGGCCGAATCGGTCGTCTGGTTCTTCCTAAAGCATGTGCTGAG GCATATTTTCCGCCAATCTCTCAACCAGAGGGCCTTCCTCTGAGGATTCAGGATGTGAAGGGCAAAGAATGGGTATTCCAATTCCGATTTTGGCCAAACAATAATAGCAGAATGTATGTTTTAGAGGGTGTTACCCCTTGCATTCAGTCAATGCAATTACAAGCTGGAGATACTG TTACCTTCAGTCGAATGGATCCAGAAGGAAAACTTCTGATGGGTTTCAGGAAAGCATCAAACAGTATTTCTGTACAGAAG GAATCACATTATTCCATGAATAGTGGTGCTCTTCAAGGTGAAACACTCTTGGGCAGTGCTGAAAATTTACCTTTAATGAGTGGCTACTCTGGCCTTCTTCAGTCACTGAAAGGAAGCAGGAATTCTTCTATGAATGTTTACTCTGGGAATATCAACCCCAAAATCATTGAGAAGAATGTAACTGGAGACAATCTACTGGCCCAACCATTGCTGCTTCCAGAGCGCAAACGAAGAAATATTGGGCCCAAGAGTAAAAGACTACTTATTGACGGGCATGATTCTTTGGAGCTGAGGCTGTCGTGGGAAGAGGTACAGGAGATGCTTCGCCCACCACCAAGCACCAAGCCAAGCACCATTTCAGTTGAGGATCATGAATTTGAAGAGTTTGAA GAGCCACCTGTTTTTGGCAAGAGGAGCATTTTCATTGTCCGTCTATCTGG GGAGCATGAGCAATGGACTCAATGCGATAGTTGCTTTAAATGGCGAAAAATGCCCATTGATGTTCTTCTCCCTCCCAAATGGACATGTCGCGACAACATCACCGATCAGGCAAG AAGCTCATGTTCTGCGCCAGACGAGTTGAGCCCCAGGGAACTTGAGAATCTTCTCAGGATGAACAAGG ACTTCACAAAAAGGAGAGTCCCCACAAGCCTCAAACCAGTGCATGAAAATGAATCTCAGGACCTGGAGACTCTCACAAATGCTGCAGCTGTTGGAGGTGGGATGAATGAACCAGGTGCTTCATCTGTAGCAACAACTACCAAACATCCGAGGCACCGTCCAGGCTGCTCCTGCATTGTGTGCATACAGCCTCCTAGTGGGAAGGGCAAACACAAGCCCACATGCTTGTGCAATGTCTGCATGACAGTCAAACGACGCTTTAAGACCTTGATGATGCGCAAGAAGAAACGTCAATCAGAGCGTGAAGCAGAAATTGCACAGAGGAACCAGTTTGCCTCAGCTGCTGAGGAAGCAGAGGTGGATAGTGTTTCTCATCAGGTGTCACCACAACTTGTTGGTTCTGACAATGCAAAGAAATCAGAAAGTGAAATGCTTTTCAGATGCCAGAGCGACGGGCAGTCTCAAGAAAATGCTGAAATCTTGAAGGGAGGACTAGACTTAAATTGTTGTCCAGGTCGGGAACATACTGCACCTTCCCATGTCAGCATGATGAGTCTTCTTCAAGAAGCTAGTTTGCCTTTGGAGACATATCTAAGGCAGAATGGACTTACAAGCTTGGTTTCTGAGCAACAAGCGTCTGCACCACTTGTGGTACCCCAGGCACCTGGAGCAAACATGGCCCAACCGCAGGAGGATCAAGGTTTTTCTGCTTTTACTCCAGAGCATGAGGAGGCTAGTCATGaattatctgaaaaagaccaaaaagaaaatgatactTCTTGA
- the LOC105174663 gene encoding B3 domain-containing transcription repressor VAL2 isoform X1 has translation MEGGVCMNGMCASSNSLEWRKGWPLRSGGFATLCDNCGTAYKQLVFCEMFHSDETGWRECASCGKRLHCGCIASSSLLELLDTGGVSCKGCSKSSKLPSTPLEEKHKACDLSTENGGDLNFCRMAPAQSGDDAENDRQEHLPPPQTVDTIPRKQEDDFAGSGEIGYKLLPSFNQSSIGPSKSCDALQETRSAKSVHESLVQTNLSISLSASSNSNSLTGVIAEERQLSTAICSFQQGCRPRHLLPRLPNSILAAGLETNSGTISQLRVARPPVEGRVKNQLLPRYWPRITDQELQQISGDSNSTIVPLFEKVLSASDAGRIGRLVLPKACAEAYFPPISQPEGLPLRIQDVKGKEWVFQFRFWPNNNSRMYVLEGVTPCIQSMQLQAGDTVTFSRMDPEGKLLMGFRKASNSISVQKESHYSMNSGALQGETLLGSAENLPLMSGYSGLLQSLKGSRNSSMNVYSGNINPKIIEKNVTGDNLLAQPLLLPERKRRNIGPKSKRLLIDGHDSLELRLSWEEVQEMLRPPPSTKPSTISVEDHEFEEFEEPPVFGKRSIFIVRLSGEHEQWTQCDSCFKWRKMPIDVLLPPKWTCRDNITDQARSSCSAPDELSPRELENLLRMNKDFTKRRVPTSLKPVHENESQDLETLTNAAAVGGGMNEPGASSVATTTKHPRHRPGCSCIVCIQPPSGKGKHKPTCLCNVCMTVKRRFKTLMMRKKKRQSEREAEIAQRNQFASAAEEAEVDSVSHQVSPQLVGSDNAKKSESEMLFRCQSDGQSQENAEILKGGLDLNCCPGREHTAPSHVSMMSLLQEASLPLETYLRQNGLTSLVSEQQASAPLVVPQAPGANMAQPQEDQGFSAFTPEHEEASHELSEKDQKENDTS, from the exons ATGGAGGGTGGGGTGTGCATGAATGGGATGTGCGCTTCTTCAAACTCCCTGGAATGGAGAAAGGGCTGGCCTCTGCGATCTGGTGGTTTTGCTACTTTATGTGATAATTGCGG GACTGCCTATAAACAATTGGTCTTCTGTGAGATGTTCCATTCAGATGAAACCGGTTGGAGGGAGTGCGCTTCATGTGGGAAG CGTCTTCATTGTGGGTGCATTGCTTCTAGTTCATTGCTCGAGCTACTTGACACTGGTGGTGTAAGTTGTAAAGGCTGCAGCAAGAGTTCTAAGCTTCCTTCT ACACCATTGGAAGAAAAACATAAGGCATGTGATCTGTCTACAGAAAATGGCGGTGATCTAAATTTTTGTAGGATGGCTCCTGCACAATCTGGTGATGATGCTGAAAATGACCGCCAAGAACACTTGCCACCACCCCAGACTGTTGATACAATTCCAAGGAAACAGGAAGATGATTTTGCTGGTTCAGGAGAAATTGGGTATAAACTGTTGCCAAGCTTTAATCAGTCATCCATTGGACCATCAAAAAGCTGCGACGCATTGCAAGAAACTAGAAGTGCTAAAAGTGTACATGAATCATTAGTCCAGACGAACTTGAGCATCAGTCTGTCTGCCTCGTCAAACTCAAATTCCTTAACTGGGGTGATTGCTGAAGAAAGGCAATTGAGCACCGCAATATGTTCATTTCAACAGGGGTGCAGGCCCCGCCATCTCCTACCAAGGCTACCGAATTCCATTCTGGCTGCAGGACTAGAGACAAACTCTGGCACTATTTCGCAGTTGCGTGTTGCAAGGCCACCTGTGGAAGGAAGGGTCAAGAATCAGTTGCTTCCACGTTATTGGCCTCGAATAACAGACCAGGAGTTGCAGCAAATATCTGGAGA CTCAAATTCTACCATTGTTCCCTTATTTGAAAAGGTTTTGAGTGCTAGTGATGCTGGCCGAATCGGTCGTCTGGTTCTTCCTAAAGCATGTGCTGAG GCATATTTTCCGCCAATCTCTCAACCAGAGGGCCTTCCTCTGAGGATTCAGGATGTGAAGGGCAAAGAATGGGTATTCCAATTCCGATTTTGGCCAAACAATAATAGCAGAATGTATGTTTTAGAGGGTGTTACCCCTTGCATTCAGTCAATGCAATTACAAGCTGGAGATACTG TTACCTTCAGTCGAATGGATCCAGAAGGAAAACTTCTGATGGGTTTCAGGAAAGCATCAAACAGTATTTCTGTACAGAAG GAATCACATTATTCCATGAATAGTGGTGCTCTTCAAGGTGAAACACTCTTGGGCAGTGCTGAAAATTTACCTTTAATGAGTGGCTACTCTGGCCTTCTTCAGTCACTGAAAGGAAGCAGGAATTCTTCTATGAATGTTTACTCTGGGAATATCAACCCCAAAATCATTGAGAAGAATGTAACTGGAGACAATCTACTGGCCCAACCATTGCTGCTTCCAGAGCGCAAACGAAGAAATATTGGGCCCAAGAGTAAAAGACTACTTATTGACGGGCATGATTCTTTGGAGCTGAGGCTGTCGTGGGAAGAGGTACAGGAGATGCTTCGCCCACCACCAAGCACCAAGCCAAGCACCATTTCAGTTGAGGATCATGAATTTGAAGAGTTTGAA GAGCCACCTGTTTTTGGCAAGAGGAGCATTTTCATTGTCCGTCTATCTGG GGAGCATGAGCAATGGACTCAATGCGATAGTTGCTTTAAATGGCGAAAAATGCCCATTGATGTTCTTCTCCCTCCCAAATGGACATGTCGCGACAACATCACCGATCAGGCAAG AAGCTCATGTTCTGCGCCAGACGAGTTGAGCCCCAGGGAACTTGAGAATCTTCTCAGGATGAACAAGG ACTTCACAAAAAGGAGAGTCCCCACAAGCCTCAAACCAGTGCATGAAAATGAATCTCAGGACCTGGAGACTCTCACAAATGCTGCAGCTGTTGGAGGTGGGATGAATGAACCAGGTGCTTCATCTGTAGCAACAACTACCAAACATCCGAGGCACCGTCCAGGCTGCTCCTGCATTGTGTGCATACAGCCTCCTAGTGGGAAGGGCAAACACAAGCCCACATGCTTGTGCAATGTCTGCATGACAGTCAAACGACGCTTTAAGACCTTGATGATGCGCAAGAAGAAACGTCAATCAGAGCGTGAAGCAGAAATTGCACAGAGGAACCAGTTTGCCTCAGCTGCTGAGGAAGCAGAGGTGGATAGTGTTTCTCATCAGGTGTCACCACAACTTGTTGGTTCTGACAATGCAAAGAAATCAGAAAGTGAAATGCTTTTCAGATGCCAGAGCGACGGGCAGTCTCAAGAAAATGCTGAAATCTTGAAGGGAGGACTAGACTTAAATTGTTGTCCAGGTCGGGAACATACTGCACCTTCCCATGTCAGCATGATGAGTCTTCTTCAAGAAGCTAGTTTGCCTTTGGAGACATATCTAAGGCAGAATGGACTTACAAGCTTGGTTTCTGAGCAACAAGCGTCTGCACCACTTGTGGTACCCCAGGCACCTGGAGCAAACATGGCCCAACCGCAGGAGGATCAAGGTTTTTCTGCTTTTACTCCAGAGCATGAGGAGGCTAGTCATGaattatctgaaaaagaccaaaaagaaaatgatactTCTTGA
- the LOC105174663 gene encoding B3 domain-containing protein Os07g0679700 isoform X3, translating to MQTPLEEKHKACDLSTENGGDLNFCRMAPAQSGDDAENDRQEHLPPPQTVDTIPRKQEDDFAGSGEIGYKLLPSFNQSSIGPSKSCDALQETRSAKSVHESLVQTNLSISLSASSNSNSLTGVIAEERQLSTAICSFQQGCRPRHLLPRLPNSILAAGLETNSGTISQLRVARPPVEGRVKNQLLPRYWPRITDQELQQISGDSNSTIVPLFEKVLSASDAGRIGRLVLPKACAEAYFPPISQPEGLPLRIQDVKGKEWVFQFRFWPNNNSRMYVLEGVTPCIQSMQLQAGDTVTFSRMDPEGKLLMGFRKASNSISVQKESHYSMNSGALQGETLLGSAENLPLMSGYSGLLQSLKGSRNSSMNVYSGNINPKIIEKNVTGDNLLAQPLLLPERKRRNIGPKSKRLLIDGHDSLELRLSWEEVQEMLRPPPSTKPSTISVEDHEFEEFEEPPVFGKRSIFIVRLSGEHEQWTQCDSCFKWRKMPIDVLLPPKWTCRDNITDQARSSCSAPDELSPRELENLLRMNKDFTKRRVPTSLKPVHENESQDLETLTNAAAVGGGMNEPGASSVATTTKHPRHRPGCSCIVCIQPPSGKGKHKPTCLCNVCMTVKRRFKTLMMRKKKRQSEREAEIAQRNQFASAAEEAEVDSVSHQVSPQLVGSDNAKKSESEMLFRCQSDGQSQENAEILKGGLDLNCCPGREHTAPSHVSMMSLLQEASLPLETYLRQNGLTSLVSEQQASAPLVVPQAPGANMAQPQEDQGFSAFTPEHEEASHELSEKDQKENDTS from the exons ATGCAGACACCATTGGAAGAAAAACATAAGGCATGTGATCTGTCTACAGAAAATGGCGGTGATCTAAATTTTTGTAGGATGGCTCCTGCACAATCTGGTGATGATGCTGAAAATGACCGCCAAGAACACTTGCCACCACCCCAGACTGTTGATACAATTCCAAGGAAACAGGAAGATGATTTTGCTGGTTCAGGAGAAATTGGGTATAAACTGTTGCCAAGCTTTAATCAGTCATCCATTGGACCATCAAAAAGCTGCGACGCATTGCAAGAAACTAGAAGTGCTAAAAGTGTACATGAATCATTAGTCCAGACGAACTTGAGCATCAGTCTGTCTGCCTCGTCAAACTCAAATTCCTTAACTGGGGTGATTGCTGAAGAAAGGCAATTGAGCACCGCAATATGTTCATTTCAACAGGGGTGCAGGCCCCGCCATCTCCTACCAAGGCTACCGAATTCCATTCTGGCTGCAGGACTAGAGACAAACTCTGGCACTATTTCGCAGTTGCGTGTTGCAAGGCCACCTGTGGAAGGAAGGGTCAAGAATCAGTTGCTTCCACGTTATTGGCCTCGAATAACAGACCAGGAGTTGCAGCAAATATCTGGAGA CTCAAATTCTACCATTGTTCCCTTATTTGAAAAGGTTTTGAGTGCTAGTGATGCTGGCCGAATCGGTCGTCTGGTTCTTCCTAAAGCATGTGCTGAG GCATATTTTCCGCCAATCTCTCAACCAGAGGGCCTTCCTCTGAGGATTCAGGATGTGAAGGGCAAAGAATGGGTATTCCAATTCCGATTTTGGCCAAACAATAATAGCAGAATGTATGTTTTAGAGGGTGTTACCCCTTGCATTCAGTCAATGCAATTACAAGCTGGAGATACTG TTACCTTCAGTCGAATGGATCCAGAAGGAAAACTTCTGATGGGTTTCAGGAAAGCATCAAACAGTATTTCTGTACAGAAG GAATCACATTATTCCATGAATAGTGGTGCTCTTCAAGGTGAAACACTCTTGGGCAGTGCTGAAAATTTACCTTTAATGAGTGGCTACTCTGGCCTTCTTCAGTCACTGAAAGGAAGCAGGAATTCTTCTATGAATGTTTACTCTGGGAATATCAACCCCAAAATCATTGAGAAGAATGTAACTGGAGACAATCTACTGGCCCAACCATTGCTGCTTCCAGAGCGCAAACGAAGAAATATTGGGCCCAAGAGTAAAAGACTACTTATTGACGGGCATGATTCTTTGGAGCTGAGGCTGTCGTGGGAAGAGGTACAGGAGATGCTTCGCCCACCACCAAGCACCAAGCCAAGCACCATTTCAGTTGAGGATCATGAATTTGAAGAGTTTGAA GAGCCACCTGTTTTTGGCAAGAGGAGCATTTTCATTGTCCGTCTATCTGG GGAGCATGAGCAATGGACTCAATGCGATAGTTGCTTTAAATGGCGAAAAATGCCCATTGATGTTCTTCTCCCTCCCAAATGGACATGTCGCGACAACATCACCGATCAGGCAAG AAGCTCATGTTCTGCGCCAGACGAGTTGAGCCCCAGGGAACTTGAGAATCTTCTCAGGATGAACAAGG ACTTCACAAAAAGGAGAGTCCCCACAAGCCTCAAACCAGTGCATGAAAATGAATCTCAGGACCTGGAGACTCTCACAAATGCTGCAGCTGTTGGAGGTGGGATGAATGAACCAGGTGCTTCATCTGTAGCAACAACTACCAAACATCCGAGGCACCGTCCAGGCTGCTCCTGCATTGTGTGCATACAGCCTCCTAGTGGGAAGGGCAAACACAAGCCCACATGCTTGTGCAATGTCTGCATGACAGTCAAACGACGCTTTAAGACCTTGATGATGCGCAAGAAGAAACGTCAATCAGAGCGTGAAGCAGAAATTGCACAGAGGAACCAGTTTGCCTCAGCTGCTGAGGAAGCAGAGGTGGATAGTGTTTCTCATCAGGTGTCACCACAACTTGTTGGTTCTGACAATGCAAAGAAATCAGAAAGTGAAATGCTTTTCAGATGCCAGAGCGACGGGCAGTCTCAAGAAAATGCTGAAATCTTGAAGGGAGGACTAGACTTAAATTGTTGTCCAGGTCGGGAACATACTGCACCTTCCCATGTCAGCATGATGAGTCTTCTTCAAGAAGCTAGTTTGCCTTTGGAGACATATCTAAGGCAGAATGGACTTACAAGCTTGGTTTCTGAGCAACAAGCGTCTGCACCACTTGTGGTACCCCAGGCACCTGGAGCAAACATGGCCCAACCGCAGGAGGATCAAGGTTTTTCTGCTTTTACTCCAGAGCATGAGGAGGCTAGTCATGaattatctgaaaaagaccaaaaagaaaatgatactTCTTGA
- the LOC105174663 gene encoding B3 domain-containing protein Os07g0679700 isoform X2 gives MLKFFMQTPLEEKHKACDLSTENGGDLNFCRMAPAQSGDDAENDRQEHLPPPQTVDTIPRKQEDDFAGSGEIGYKLLPSFNQSSIGPSKSCDALQETRSAKSVHESLVQTNLSISLSASSNSNSLTGVIAEERQLSTAICSFQQGCRPRHLLPRLPNSILAAGLETNSGTISQLRVARPPVEGRVKNQLLPRYWPRITDQELQQISGDSNSTIVPLFEKVLSASDAGRIGRLVLPKACAEAYFPPISQPEGLPLRIQDVKGKEWVFQFRFWPNNNSRMYVLEGVTPCIQSMQLQAGDTVTFSRMDPEGKLLMGFRKASNSISVQKESHYSMNSGALQGETLLGSAENLPLMSGYSGLLQSLKGSRNSSMNVYSGNINPKIIEKNVTGDNLLAQPLLLPERKRRNIGPKSKRLLIDGHDSLELRLSWEEVQEMLRPPPSTKPSTISVEDHEFEEFEEPPVFGKRSIFIVRLSGEHEQWTQCDSCFKWRKMPIDVLLPPKWTCRDNITDQARSSCSAPDELSPRELENLLRMNKDFTKRRVPTSLKPVHENESQDLETLTNAAAVGGGMNEPGASSVATTTKHPRHRPGCSCIVCIQPPSGKGKHKPTCLCNVCMTVKRRFKTLMMRKKKRQSEREAEIAQRNQFASAAEEAEVDSVSHQVSPQLVGSDNAKKSESEMLFRCQSDGQSQENAEILKGGLDLNCCPGREHTAPSHVSMMSLLQEASLPLETYLRQNGLTSLVSEQQASAPLVVPQAPGANMAQPQEDQGFSAFTPEHEEASHELSEKDQKENDTS, from the exons ATGCTTAAATT CTTTATGCAGACACCATTGGAAGAAAAACATAAGGCATGTGATCTGTCTACAGAAAATGGCGGTGATCTAAATTTTTGTAGGATGGCTCCTGCACAATCTGGTGATGATGCTGAAAATGACCGCCAAGAACACTTGCCACCACCCCAGACTGTTGATACAATTCCAAGGAAACAGGAAGATGATTTTGCTGGTTCAGGAGAAATTGGGTATAAACTGTTGCCAAGCTTTAATCAGTCATCCATTGGACCATCAAAAAGCTGCGACGCATTGCAAGAAACTAGAAGTGCTAAAAGTGTACATGAATCATTAGTCCAGACGAACTTGAGCATCAGTCTGTCTGCCTCGTCAAACTCAAATTCCTTAACTGGGGTGATTGCTGAAGAAAGGCAATTGAGCACCGCAATATGTTCATTTCAACAGGGGTGCAGGCCCCGCCATCTCCTACCAAGGCTACCGAATTCCATTCTGGCTGCAGGACTAGAGACAAACTCTGGCACTATTTCGCAGTTGCGTGTTGCAAGGCCACCTGTGGAAGGAAGGGTCAAGAATCAGTTGCTTCCACGTTATTGGCCTCGAATAACAGACCAGGAGTTGCAGCAAATATCTGGAGA CTCAAATTCTACCATTGTTCCCTTATTTGAAAAGGTTTTGAGTGCTAGTGATGCTGGCCGAATCGGTCGTCTGGTTCTTCCTAAAGCATGTGCTGAG GCATATTTTCCGCCAATCTCTCAACCAGAGGGCCTTCCTCTGAGGATTCAGGATGTGAAGGGCAAAGAATGGGTATTCCAATTCCGATTTTGGCCAAACAATAATAGCAGAATGTATGTTTTAGAGGGTGTTACCCCTTGCATTCAGTCAATGCAATTACAAGCTGGAGATACTG TTACCTTCAGTCGAATGGATCCAGAAGGAAAACTTCTGATGGGTTTCAGGAAAGCATCAAACAGTATTTCTGTACAGAAG GAATCACATTATTCCATGAATAGTGGTGCTCTTCAAGGTGAAACACTCTTGGGCAGTGCTGAAAATTTACCTTTAATGAGTGGCTACTCTGGCCTTCTTCAGTCACTGAAAGGAAGCAGGAATTCTTCTATGAATGTTTACTCTGGGAATATCAACCCCAAAATCATTGAGAAGAATGTAACTGGAGACAATCTACTGGCCCAACCATTGCTGCTTCCAGAGCGCAAACGAAGAAATATTGGGCCCAAGAGTAAAAGACTACTTATTGACGGGCATGATTCTTTGGAGCTGAGGCTGTCGTGGGAAGAGGTACAGGAGATGCTTCGCCCACCACCAAGCACCAAGCCAAGCACCATTTCAGTTGAGGATCATGAATTTGAAGAGTTTGAA GAGCCACCTGTTTTTGGCAAGAGGAGCATTTTCATTGTCCGTCTATCTGG GGAGCATGAGCAATGGACTCAATGCGATAGTTGCTTTAAATGGCGAAAAATGCCCATTGATGTTCTTCTCCCTCCCAAATGGACATGTCGCGACAACATCACCGATCAGGCAAG AAGCTCATGTTCTGCGCCAGACGAGTTGAGCCCCAGGGAACTTGAGAATCTTCTCAGGATGAACAAGG ACTTCACAAAAAGGAGAGTCCCCACAAGCCTCAAACCAGTGCATGAAAATGAATCTCAGGACCTGGAGACTCTCACAAATGCTGCAGCTGTTGGAGGTGGGATGAATGAACCAGGTGCTTCATCTGTAGCAACAACTACCAAACATCCGAGGCACCGTCCAGGCTGCTCCTGCATTGTGTGCATACAGCCTCCTAGTGGGAAGGGCAAACACAAGCCCACATGCTTGTGCAATGTCTGCATGACAGTCAAACGACGCTTTAAGACCTTGATGATGCGCAAGAAGAAACGTCAATCAGAGCGTGAAGCAGAAATTGCACAGAGGAACCAGTTTGCCTCAGCTGCTGAGGAAGCAGAGGTGGATAGTGTTTCTCATCAGGTGTCACCACAACTTGTTGGTTCTGACAATGCAAAGAAATCAGAAAGTGAAATGCTTTTCAGATGCCAGAGCGACGGGCAGTCTCAAGAAAATGCTGAAATCTTGAAGGGAGGACTAGACTTAAATTGTTGTCCAGGTCGGGAACATACTGCACCTTCCCATGTCAGCATGATGAGTCTTCTTCAAGAAGCTAGTTTGCCTTTGGAGACATATCTAAGGCAGAATGGACTTACAAGCTTGGTTTCTGAGCAACAAGCGTCTGCACCACTTGTGGTACCCCAGGCACCTGGAGCAAACATGGCCCAACCGCAGGAGGATCAAGGTTTTTCTGCTTTTACTCCAGAGCATGAGGAGGCTAGTCATGaattatctgaaaaagaccaaaaagaaaatgatactTCTTGA
- the LOC105174666 gene encoding uncharacterized protein LOC105174666, whose amino-acid sequence MAGISAFKCPCFRPPSSSLSYASNPFLLPHLSLSSPRRPTFPKIYAITSNDIKVGLNIEVDGNPWKVIEFLHVKPGKGAAFVRTTLRNYVTGNQVEKTFRAGSKIEEADIFKETKQYTYKDGSQYVFMDLSTYEEFRLNEADVGDKSKWLKEGMDCNLLFWKAKVIDFELPITVKLKVVEADPGVKGDTAQGGSKPVTLDTGAVVSVPLFIGVGEEILIDTRTGQYMSRA is encoded by the exons ATGGCGGGAATCTCCGCTTTCAAATGCCCCTGTTTCCGCCCACcctcttcctctctctcttacGCTTCTAACCCCTTCCTTCTCCCCCACCTCAGTCTTTCATCCCCCCGCCGTCCCACATTTCCGA AAATATATGCAATTACAAGCAACGACATAAAAGTGGGCCTCAACATTGAAGTGGATGGAAATCCTTGGAAGGTTATTG AGTTCCTCCATGTGAAACCTGGGAAAGGGGCCGCTTTTGTAAGAACCACATTGCGAAATTATGTGACTGGAAACCAagttgagaaaactttcagaGCTGGAAGTAAG ATAGAAGAGGCTGACATATTCAAAGAAACCAAGCAATACACTTATAAAGATGGTTCCCAATATGTTTTCATGGACTTG AGTACATATGAAGAATTCCGCCTCAACGAGGCAGATGTTGGAGATAAATCTAAGTGGTTAAAAGAAGGCATGGACTGCAATTTGCTATTCTGGAAGGCGAAG GTCATTGATTTTGAACTTCCTATCACAGTGAAGTTGAAAGTCGTGGAAGCTGATCCTGGTGTAAAGGGTGACACAGCTCAAG GAGGATCTAAGCCCGTTACTCTTGACACTGGTGCTGTGGTTAGTGTCCCATTGTTCATAGGTGTTGGTGAGGAAATCTTGATAGATACTAGAACTGGGCAGTACATGAGCCGTGCGTAG